A portion of the Gasterosteus aculeatus chromosome 12, fGasAcu3.hap1.1, whole genome shotgun sequence genome contains these proteins:
- the lpcat2 gene encoding lysophosphatidylcholine acyltransferase 2 produces MPPPPQRVFALPRQQSLLLPAVINPFIQDTHLTKAAIIKCVLLGIILVPIRAVLMSLVLMVTWPVAVLITLNHPLKGAVEPMTGWRRVMCRRVLAALGRTYYFCMGFRVVVKGKQVDSTVAPILAVAPHSTFFDGIVCLVAGLPSTVSRVENLATPIFGRFVRCLQPVLVSRKDPDSRKNTIQEIESRAKSKGRWPQVLIFPEGTCTNRSCLITFKQGAFVPGVPVQPVIMRYPNKLDTVTWTWQGFGSKMLLLLTLSQLYTTVEIEFLPTQIPTEEEKKSPPLFASRVRQTMAQTLAVPVTDHTYEDCRLMISAGELTLPMEAGLVEFTKISRKLNLKWDNVKKDLEGFAAIAGSCKGGRITIEEFAKFLKLPVNPALEELFALFDRNGDGTIDFREYVIGVTILCRPANTEDVLRMAFQLFDIDKDEKITREEFSALLRSALGVSNVNMAKLFKEIDADHSGFITFTEFHNFAMVHPEYAKLFSTYLELQRYQAIQEATPGDLELTGSAEKQEESTSDKKDD; encoded by the exons atgccgccgccgccgcagcgcgTGTTCGCTCTGCCGAGGCAGCAATCTCTGCTGCTGCCCGCGGTCATCAACCCCTTCATCCAAGACACTCACCTGACCAAAGCGGCCATAATAAAA TGTGTCCTCTTGGGTATCATCCTGGTCCCCATCCGCGCTGTCCTCATGTCCCTGGTTCTGATGGTGACATGGCCTGTGGCCGTCCTAATAACCCTCAACCATCCTCTGAAAGGAGCAGTGGAGCCAATGACAGGCTGGAGAAG GGTCATGTGTCGGAGAGTGCTGGCAGCTTTGGGGCGGACTTACTACTTCTGCATGGGCTTCAGAGTGGTGGTCAAGGGCAAGCAAGTGGACAGCACCGTGGCCCCCATCCTGGCTGTGGCCCCGCACTCCACCTTTTTCGATGGGATCGTGTGCCTCGTGGCAGGCCTTCCCTCCACCGTCTCGCGTGTCGAGAACCTTGCTACACCCATCTTTGGCA GGTTTGTGCGCTGTCTTCAGCCTGTGCTGGTGTCCAGAAAGGACCCCGACTCCAGGAAGAACACAATCCAGGAGATTGAAAGCAGAGCCAAGTCCAAAGGCCGGTGGCCACAG GTTTTGATTTTTCCAGAGGGAACATGTACAAATCGCTCATGTCTCATCACTTTCAAACAAG GTGCTTTTGTCCCCGGGGTCCCTGTGCAGCCTGTGATTATGAGATATCCCAACAAACTG GATACAGTGACTTGGACTTGGCAGGGTTTCGGCTC GAAGATGCTGCTGCTTCTGACTCTGAGCCAGCTGTACACCACAGTGGAGATAGAG TTCTTGCCAACGCAGATccccacagaggaggagaagaagagcccTCCCCTGTTTGCTAGCAGAGTGCGACAAACTATGGCCCA AACCTTGGCAGTGCCCGTGACGGACCACACGTACGAAGACTGCCGCCTGATGATCTCGGCTGGTGAGCTGACGCTGCCCATGGAGGCCGGCCTGGTTGAGTTCACCAAGATAAGCCGTAAACTCAA TCTGAAGTGGGACAATGTGAAAAAGGACCTGGAGGGCTTCGCAGCAATTGCCGGCTCTTGCAAAGGGGGACGGATCACCATCGAGGAGTTTGCCAAATTCCTGAAGTTGCCTGTCAACCCAGCCCTCGAGGAGCTCTTTGCATTGTTTGACAGG AACGGAGACGGCACCATAGACTTCAGAGAGTACGTTATCGGCGTGACCATTTTGTGTCGACCAGCCAACACAGAAGATGTGCTTCGGATGGCTTTCCAG CTGTTCGATATTGATAAGGATGAGAAAATCACCCGGGAGGAGTTCAGTGCTCTGCTGCGCTCAGCTCTGGGTGTTTCCAACGTTAACATGGCCAAACTCTTCAAGGAGATTGATGCTGACCACTCTGGTTTCATCACCTTTA CTGAATTTCACAACTTCGCCATGGTCCACCCGGAGTACGCCAAGCTCTTCTCCACCTACCTGGAGCTCCAGAGATACCAAGCCATCCAGGAGGCGACGCCAGGTGATCTGGAATTAACCGGTTCAGCggaaaaacaggaagagagCACATCTGACAAAAAAGACGACTGA